One window of Helicobacter winghamensis ATCC BAA-430 genomic DNA carries:
- a CDS encoding ComF family protein, producing MRCLSCRRFSFKVLCKNCLDFVVLRRTCRDLKGFKVYGFFDYDSISFLLHSKYSVLGSKIYKELSRLVLEDLQTKEIAYNAYGVGIDDRISKQGYAHNAIFLHSLKGVGLKPMYRTLYLSNNIRYAGKSLKFREKNPREFILKREVKDREIVLVDDIVTSGLTLLSAKEFLEKHGAKVLYALVLADANTS from the coding sequence ATGCGCTGTTTATCTTGCAGGAGATTTTCTTTTAAAGTTTTATGCAAGAATTGCTTAGATTTTGTAGTTTTAAGACGCACTTGTAGAGATTTAAAGGGCTTTAAAGTTTATGGATTTTTTGATTATGATTCCATCTCTTTTTTGCTTCATTCAAAATATTCTGTTTTAGGAAGTAAGATTTATAAGGAATTATCTAGGCTTGTTTTAGAGGATTTGCAAACAAAAGAAATAGCTTATAATGCCTATGGTGTAGGTATTGATGATAGGATTAGCAAGCAAGGTTATGCGCATAATGCGATTTTCTTGCACTCTTTAAAAGGAGTGGGCTTAAAGCCTATGTATCGCACGCTTTATTTAAGCAATAATATCCGCTATGCTGGAAAAAGCTTGAAATTTAGAGAGAAAAATCCTAGAGAATTTATTCTAAAGCGTGAAGTTAAAGATAGAGAAATCGTGCTTGTAGATGATATTGTAACAAGCGGTTTAACCTTGCTTAGTGCAAAAGAGTTTTTAGAAAAACACGGCGCAAAGGTTTTATATGCACTTGTGCTAGCTGATGCTAACACAAGTTAA
- the tmk gene encoding dTMP kinase, protein MYIALEGIDTAGKSTQVARLKEVFKDAVFTFEPGATPLGKHIREILLNTEIVSPKAEMLLFLADRAEHFASVIAPNLDKLILSDRSLISGIAYARDFDMEMLESFNAFVLENILPNKAILLELDKQTLEYRLNQKGRDKIEQRGIDYLLDLQERLKEAMEFLKIESLVINASLPQDSITKQIVEFIQS, encoded by the coding sequence TTGTATATCGCATTAGAAGGGATTGACACAGCAGGTAAAAGCACGCAAGTTGCAAGGTTAAAAGAAGTGTTTAAGGATGCAGTTTTTACTTTTGAGCCCGGTGCTACACCGCTTGGAAAGCACATAAGAGAGATTTTGCTAAATACAGAGATTGTAAGTCCAAAGGCTGAAATGCTGCTTTTTTTAGCCGATAGGGCGGAGCATTTTGCAAGTGTGATTGCGCCAAATTTAGATAAGCTGATTCTTAGTGATAGAAGTTTAATCTCTGGGATTGCGTATGCAAGGGATTTTGATATGGAAATGTTGGAATCTTTTAATGCTTTTGTGCTAGAAAATATCCTACCAAATAAAGCAATTTTGCTAGAACTTGATAAACAAACGCTAGAATATCGCTTAAATCAAAAGGGTAGAGATAAGATAGAGCAAAGAGGGATTGACTATCTTTTAGATCTTCAAGAGAGATTAAAGGAGGCAATGGAGTTTTTAAAGATAGAATCGCTTGTGATTAATGCAAGTTTGCCACAAGATTCCATAACAAAGCAAATTGTAGAGTTTATCCAAAGTTAA
- the coaD gene encoding pantetheine-phosphate adenylyltransferase has translation MSKIAIYPGTFDPITNGHLDVIERACKLFDGLIIAVAKSSGKNPLFSLDERVKMVNLAIMESQNIASKICVHSFENLIAEFAREQGAKILVRGLRAVSDFEYELQMGYANASLNKELETIYLMPSLQNAFISSTVVRSIFAHKGEIAHLVPKSVKEYIMGLKWGELSCISH, from the coding sequence ATGTCAAAAATCGCCATTTATCCCGGAACCTTTGATCCTATCACAAATGGGCATCTAGATGTGATTGAGCGCGCTTGCAAGCTCTTTGATGGCTTAATTATCGCTGTGGCAAAATCCAGCGGAAAAAATCCTTTATTTAGCCTTGATGAACGCGTAAAAATGGTAAATTTAGCAATTATGGAATCGCAAAATATCGCTTCAAAAATCTGTGTGCATTCCTTTGAAAACCTTATTGCTGAGTTTGCTAGAGAGCAAGGGGCTAAGATTTTGGTGCGTGGGCTTAGAGCGGTGAGTGATTTTGAATATGAATTGCAAATGGGATATGCAAATGCTTCGTTAAATAAAGAATTAGAAACAATTTATTTAATGCCATCTTTACAAAATGCCTTTATTAGCTCCACTGTTGTGCGCTCCATTTTTGCGCATAAGGGAGAGATTGCGCATCTTGTGCCAAAGAGTGTGAAAGAATATATTATGGGTTTAAAATGGGGAGAGTTATCTTGTATATCGCATTAG
- the pyrC gene encoding dihydroorotase, with translation MIQLQSPYDMHLHLRDGEMLQNVAKYTAKYFSGALVMPNLTPPITSIELALSYKERIQNACGDCDFNPLMSLYLTEELNKSVLEKAREVGIVFLKLYPKGATTGSESGVSKVLDNKILEILEISQELGMFLSIHGESNGFSLDREVEFHPVFRELAESFPRLKIIFEHLSDHRSIALVEKYDNLFATLTLHHIALSLDDVLGGGLNPHHFCKPILKTPKDRDALLEVALNAHSKFSFGSDSAPHLRENKECAKGAAGIFSAPLALLGLAELFEKHNKLENLQSFVSDNARRIYDLPKTNKIIKLVKAPFEVPQEFNGIVPLFAGKTLAWNYA, from the coding sequence ATGATACAATTACAATCCCCTTATGATATGCATTTGCATTTGCGCGATGGAGAAATGTTGCAAAATGTTGCAAAATACACAGCTAAATACTTTAGTGGTGCGCTTGTGATGCCAAATTTAACGCCTCCTATTACTAGTATAGAGCTTGCTTTAAGCTATAAAGAGAGAATTCAAAATGCTTGTGGGGATTGCGACTTTAACCCATTGATGTCGCTTTATCTTACAGAGGAGCTTAACAAAAGCGTGCTAGAGAAGGCTAGGGAAGTTGGAATCGTATTTTTAAAACTCTATCCAAAAGGTGCGACAACGGGGAGTGAGAGTGGAGTGAGTAAGGTTTTAGATAATAAGATTTTAGAAATTTTAGAGATTTCCCAAGAGCTTGGAATGTTTTTAAGTATTCACGGGGAGAGCAATGGTTTTTCACTGGATAGAGAAGTAGAGTTTCACCCTGTGTTTAGGGAGCTTGCGGAGTCTTTTCCGCGCTTAAAGATTATTTTTGAACATTTAAGTGATCATCGCTCTATCGCACTTGTTGAAAAATATGATAATCTCTTTGCGACGCTAACTTTACACCATATTGCGTTAAGTTTAGATGATGTGTTAGGCGGTGGGCTAAATCCGCATCATTTTTGCAAGCCAATTTTAAAAACGCCAAAGGATAGGGACGCATTGCTTGAAGTGGCACTTAATGCGCATTCTAAATTCTCTTTTGGAAGTGATTCTGCGCCACATTTAAGGGAAAATAAGGAATGTGCTAAGGGGGCGGCGGGAATCTTTAGCGCGCCATTAGCACTGCTTGGGCTTGCGGAGTTGTTTGAAAAGCATAACAAACTAGAAAATCTCCAAAGCTTTGTGAGTGATAATGCTAGGCGTATTTATGATTTGCCAAAGACTAATAAGATTATAAAGCTTGTAAAAGCACCTTTTGAAGTGCCACAAGAATTTAATGGCATCGTGCCACTTTTTGCTGGTAAAACGCTTGCTTGGAATTACGCATAA
- a CDS encoding phosphomannomutase/phosphoglucomutase — MLAIFREYDIRGIYGQDLVRENVVRIGYLVGQELHKRGGATLGVGFDARLHSREIFSWFCEGVLASGITPYSLGEIPTPVAYFSLYCEFKEGLKLNGSVMITGSHNPPEYNGFKITLLKEPFFGEQIYALEKEFYALDWDFVAQKIPSNFKVKALNVLDLYVEYLCKEFAHLRGFEIPISLDCGNGIAGVGITKILDRLEIAYNGLFLEPDGNFPNHHPDPSEEKNLSFLHKEVCQKGGIGFAFDGDGDRLAVVKYTLNGNKVYKGDELAIIFANTIPNPVVIGEVKCSLNMYESIDKIGKAIMYKTGHSNLKVKLKETNAHMAFEVSGHIFFNDRYFGFDDATYAALRVLELLHSKGLEFDKVLEGLSKLYSTDEIKIKTTEAKKFRIIERLKKTLNNPSVLPINFPKIVEIIAIDGVRVVFEEGWGLVRASNTTPVLVTRFEAKSKELCEQYQNALLELLEQIKES, encoded by the coding sequence ATGTTAGCAATTTTTAGAGAATATGATATTCGTGGAATTTATGGACAAGATTTGGTGCGAGAAAATGTTGTGCGTATTGGTTATTTGGTGGGGCAAGAGTTGCATAAGCGTGGCGGGGCTACTTTGGGAGTTGGCTTTGATGCGCGCTTGCATTCTAGGGAAATTTTTAGTTGGTTTTGTGAAGGTGTGCTAGCTAGTGGAATTACACCTTATAGTTTAGGGGAGATTCCAACACCTGTTGCGTATTTTTCTTTATATTGTGAGTTTAAAGAAGGTTTAAAACTAAATGGAAGCGTGATGATTACAGGCTCGCATAATCCGCCAGAATATAATGGGTTTAAGATAACGCTTTTAAAAGAGCCGTTTTTTGGGGAACAAATTTATGCACTTGAGAAAGAGTTTTATGCGCTTGATTGGGACTTTGTTGCACAAAAGATTCCGTCAAATTTCAAGGTTAAAGCATTAAATGTGCTAGATTTGTATGTGGAATATCTTTGCAAGGAATTTGCGCATTTAAGGGGATTTGAGATTCCTATTAGTTTAGATTGTGGGAATGGGATTGCTGGAGTTGGGATTACAAAAATCTTAGATAGACTAGAGATCGCGTATAATGGGCTGTTTTTAGAGCCTGATGGGAATTTTCCAAACCATCACCCAGATCCAAGTGAAGAGAAAAATCTAAGCTTTTTACATAAAGAAGTTTGCCAAAAAGGTGGAATCGGATTTGCCTTTGATGGCGATGGGGATAGGCTAGCGGTGGTGAAATACACGCTAAATGGGAATAAGGTGTATAAGGGTGATGAGCTAGCGATTATCTTTGCAAATACGATTCCAAATCCTGTGGTAATTGGCGAAGTGAAATGCTCTTTAAATATGTATGAAAGCATTGATAAAATCGGTAAGGCGATAATGTATAAAACAGGGCATAGTAATCTTAAGGTAAAGCTTAAAGAGACTAATGCGCATATGGCGTTTGAAGTGAGTGGGCATATATTTTTTAATGATCGCTACTTTGGCTTTGATGATGCCACTTATGCGGCGTTGCGTGTGCTTGAGTTGTTGCATTCTAAGGGCTTGGAGTTTGATAAGGTTTTAGAGGGTTTATCAAAACTTTATTCTACAGATGAGATTAAAATAAAAACCACAGAAGCAAAGAAGTTTAGAATTATTGAACGCTTAAAGAAAACTTTGAATAACCCTAGTGTCTTGCCTATAAATTTTCCCAAAATCGTAGAGATTATCGCCATTGATGGAGTGCGTGTGGTGTTTGAAGAAGGTTGGGGGCTAGTCCGCGCTAGCAACACAACGCCTGTGCTTGTAACGCGCTTTGAGGCAAAAAGCAAGGAATTGTGTGAGCAATACCAAAACGCCCTACTGGAATTATTAGAGCAAATAAAGGAATCTTAA
- the mqnF gene encoding aminofutalosine deaminase family hydrolase, translating into MQIIGADFIVICDEKFGVIKKGGILFETQKILEVGDYAKLCAKYKNAKSEYFCSCAITPAFANLHLHLEFSKNEGTLKFGDFGEWLDSVLIHRESLMAQDLQSAMQQGILECLKSGVGFVGAISSHGADLEILANAPLRVLYFNEAIGSSIETIDFLYQNFLARLKDSKAKQSESFIPAVAVHSPYSVHPKLLEKVLEVAKKEKLPVSAHFLESKAEREWLESSGGYFKEFYERFFKKTMESFYNAKDFLSAFEGLDSAYFTHCLEANVEILEQIQAQKGKIISCPKSNRLLNGKYLDLQAVQKARIPLCLGTDGKSSNDSLSLLDELRVALFAYADMPLEPLARELLLSVTHNAFLDSNFLLGELKAGNFADFTVFELPKSEEFLAQNLILYAKEACRLFIDGVEVLQEALKNTKKLESKIKGSKC; encoded by the coding sequence TTGCAAATTATTGGTGCGGATTTTATTGTTATATGCGATGAAAAGTTTGGTGTAATCAAAAAAGGTGGAATCCTTTTTGAAACGCAAAAAATTTTAGAAGTTGGCGATTATGCCAAGTTGTGTGCTAAATATAAAAATGCTAAGAGTGAGTATTTTTGCTCTTGTGCGATTACACCAGCTTTTGCAAACTTGCATTTGCATTTGGAATTTAGCAAAAATGAAGGAACTTTGAAGTTTGGGGATTTTGGGGAGTGGTTAGATAGTGTTTTGATACATAGAGAATCCTTAATGGCACAAGACTTACAAAGTGCTATGCAACAAGGAATTTTAGAGTGTCTAAAAAGTGGCGTGGGCTTTGTAGGAGCAATTTCCAGCCATGGGGCTGATTTGGAGATTTTAGCAAATGCGCCTTTGCGCGTGCTGTATTTTAATGAAGCAATTGGCTCAAGCATAGAGACAATAGATTTTTTATACCAAAATTTTTTAGCACGCTTAAAGGATTCTAAGGCTAAACAAAGTGAGAGTTTTATCCCAGCAGTCGCGGTGCATTCGCCTTATTCTGTGCATCCAAAATTGCTAGAAAAAGTGTTAGAAGTGGCAAAAAAAGAGAAGTTGCCAGTGAGTGCGCATTTCTTAGAATCAAAGGCAGAGAGAGAGTGGCTAGAATCAAGTGGAGGGTATTTTAAGGAATTTTATGAAAGATTTTTTAAAAAAACAATGGAATCTTTTTATAATGCTAAGGATTTTTTAAGCGCATTTGAAGGCTTAGATAGTGCATATTTTACACATTGTTTGGAAGCAAATGTGGAGATTTTAGAGCAAATTCAAGCACAAAAAGGCAAGATTATCAGTTGCCCTAAATCAAATCGCTTGCTCAATGGAAAATACTTGGATTTACAAGCGGTGCAAAAGGCTAGGATTCCGCTTTGTCTTGGCACAGATGGTAAGAGTTCTAATGATTCCTTATCACTTTTAGATGAGTTAAGAGTCGCACTTTTTGCTTATGCAGATATGCCTTTAGAACCTTTGGCAAGGGAGTTGTTGTTAAGTGTAACACACAATGCGTTTTTGGATTCCAATTTTTTGCTAGGGGAATTAAAGGCGGGAAATTTTGCTGATTTTACAGTGTTTGAGCTCCCAAAGAGTGAAGAATTTTTAGCGCAAAATTTGATTTTATATGCAAAAGAAGCATGCAGATTATTTATTGATGGTGTGGAAGTTTTGCAAGAGGCATTAAAAAATACTAAAAAGTTGGAATCTAAAATAAAGGGGAGTAAATGTTAG
- a CDS encoding mechanosensitive ion channel family protein, translating to MEEKFLLVWDRFVVWFFGFLPNIVSAFFILIIGYYVARVFSKYIAKLIAKATKDETLAGFLKNVAFVGIFVLAIITALTNLGVKTTSIIAVLGTAGLAIGLSLKDSLSNLASGILIVVLKQFRKGDVVTLNSITGRVQEVNLFQTKITTLDNQLVILPNSMIVSAPIINVNANPTRRLDLIFSVSYTSDLDKAKSILEEIFNAEEIVLKEPEPLIGVDVLNASSVDFMVRFWVNSSEVINAKLDLLQKVKMRFDAEGIEIPYNKLDINLNTPLKG from the coding sequence ATGGAAGAGAAATTTTTATTAGTTTGGGATAGGTTTGTTGTTTGGTTTTTTGGGTTTTTACCTAATATTGTGAGTGCGTTTTTTATTTTAATTATTGGTTATTATGTGGCTAGAGTTTTTTCAAAATATATTGCAAAGTTGATTGCTAAGGCAACAAAGGATGAAACGCTAGCGGGATTTTTAAAAAATGTTGCGTTTGTGGGGATATTTGTATTAGCAATTATTACAGCCCTTACAAATTTAGGTGTTAAGACAACTTCTATTATCGCAGTGCTTGGAACAGCTGGCTTAGCAATTGGTTTATCGCTTAAAGATTCTTTGTCAAATCTAGCAAGTGGAATCTTGATTGTAGTGTTAAAGCAATTTAGAAAAGGAGATGTTGTTACATTAAATTCCATTACAGGGAGAGTGCAAGAAGTGAATTTGTTTCAAACAAAAATCACAACTTTAGACAATCAACTTGTGATTTTGCCAAACTCTATGATTGTTTCAGCGCCTATTATTAATGTGAATGCAAATCCCACACGGCGCTTAGATTTAATTTTTAGTGTCTCTTATACGAGTGATTTGGATAAGGCAAAGAGTATTTTAGAGGAAATTTTTAATGCTGAAGAGATTGTGTTAAAAGAGCCAGAACCTCTAATTGGCGTTGATGTGCTAAATGCAAGTAGTGTGGATTTTATGGTGAGATTTTGGGTAAATAGTAGTGAAGTGATTAATGCAAAATTAGATTTACTTCAAAAAGTAAAAATGCGCTTTGATGCGGAGGGAATCGAGATTCCTTATAATAAACTTGATATTAATTTAAATACGCCTTTAAAGGGGTAG
- a CDS encoding amidohydrolase family protein, with translation MIIRGAMICDANGEQKGDVRIKGNKIAQVDRSILPQENEEIIEAENLVLLPGAIDLNTRVSNGILSKENLLKLSQKAAKGGITQALLMPDCKPTLSSELGLELLNVIKDELKAEIIGISEAINTESENALNELAMLYKKGAKGIFVKSNTDGNLLRRACEFALMFDVPMFFVCEDESLSANGVMNDGELSSVLGLPAIPTLSETKEVAQMAEVARFMGVKAVFLGLATQRSVEIIQQLKVATKQKSELYLQTSIHHLILTETLCNNYNTAAKIKPPLKSESTRKALVKSVKKGEITLLTSLQSEKSLAQKDLAFEEAAFGVDMIESFMGLCYTLLVKMEHLTLSEFSKILSFNPANVLGLANKGLIAQGYDADLVLFNPKETSVVSNIESPYYDSIIHGQVKRVFVGGKEVVF, from the coding sequence ATGATTATTAGAGGAGCGATGATTTGTGACGCAAATGGAGAGCAAAAGGGTGATGTGCGTATTAAAGGAAATAAAATAGCACAAGTTGATAGAAGCATTTTGCCGCAAGAAAATGAAGAGATTATAGAAGCGGAAAATCTTGTTTTATTGCCCGGTGCAATTGATTTAAATACACGCGTTAGTAATGGAATCTTAAGCAAAGAAAATCTATTAAAACTCTCGCAAAAAGCTGCAAAAGGTGGAATCACACAGGCTCTTTTAATGCCAGATTGTAAGCCAACTTTAAGTAGTGAGTTAGGCTTGGAATTGTTAAATGTTATTAAAGATGAGTTAAAAGCAGAGATTATAGGGATTTCTGAAGCAATAAATACGGAATCCGAAAATGCACTAAATGAGCTTGCAATGCTTTATAAAAAGGGTGCAAAAGGAATTTTTGTAAAATCAAATACAGATGGGAATTTGCTAAGGCGTGCGTGTGAGTTTGCCTTGATGTTTGATGTGCCAATGTTTTTTGTGTGCGAAGATGAATCCCTTAGTGCAAATGGCGTGATGAATGATGGGGAGTTATCATCGGTGTTGGGATTACCAGCTATTCCAACTTTAAGTGAGACAAAAGAAGTGGCACAAATGGCTGAAGTAGCACGATTTATGGGTGTTAAAGCGGTATTCTTGGGGCTTGCGACACAAAGAAGTGTAGAGATAATCCAACAATTAAAGGTTGCAACCAAGCAAAAGTCGGAGTTGTATTTACAAACTTCAATCCACCATTTGATACTCACAGAAACACTTTGCAATAATTACAACACTGCTGCTAAAATCAAGCCCCCCTTGAAGTCAGAATCTACGCGTAAAGCGTTGGTTAAAAGTGTAAAAAAGGGAGAAATTACTCTTCTTACTTCTTTGCAATCTGAAAAATCCTTAGCACAAAAGGATTTGGCTTTTGAAGAAGCAGCATTTGGCGTGGATATGATTGAAAGTTTTATGGGGCTTTGTTATACACTTTTGGTAAAAATGGAACACTTAACCTTAAGTGAGTTTAGCAAGATTTTAAGTTTTAATCCTGCAAATGTGCTAGGACTTGCAAATAAGGGACTCATTGCGCAAGGTTATGATGCGGATTTGGTGTTGTTTAATCCAAAAGAAACAAGTGTGGTGAGTAATATAGAATCGCCTTATTACGATTCTATTATTCACGGACAGGTCAAACGTGTGTTTGTGGGCGGTAAAGAAGTTGTATTTTAA
- a CDS encoding SIMPL domain-containing protein yields MDKIGAILLGLALVVSSIVLGFSADRVMKSFKAGERSVVVKGLSEKEVQANVMILPIKFTRANNDLNALYKDLESDAQRVSTFLEQIGLDKKDITFTPPIVNDKLGDLYGGNQNVTYRYAGVGGVLLYTKEVALGRKALEEISQLGMDGVVIKIDDYEVEYIYTGLNAIKPQMIEEATLNAREAAMKFAKDSESQLGKIKRATQGQFSITNRDKNTPYIKNVRVVSTIEYYLED; encoded by the coding sequence ATGGATAAAATTGGTGCGATACTTTTAGGATTGGCATTAGTCGTTAGTAGTATTGTGTTGGGCTTTAGTGCAGATAGAGTAATGAAAAGCTTTAAAGCAGGTGAACGGAGCGTTGTTGTTAAGGGTTTAAGTGAGAAGGAAGTGCAAGCTAATGTAATGATACTTCCAATTAAATTTACGCGTGCAAATAATGATTTAAACGCCTTATATAAGGATTTAGAAAGTGATGCACAAAGGGTTTCTACATTCTTGGAACAAATTGGCTTAGATAAAAAAGATATTACCTTTACGCCGCCTATTGTTAATGATAAGCTTGGGGATTTATATGGTGGAAATCAAAATGTAACTTATCGTTATGCAGGTGTTGGAGGCGTGTTGCTTTATACCAAAGAAGTGGCACTTGGTAGAAAGGCGTTGGAAGAGATTTCACAGCTTGGAATGGATGGTGTTGTGATTAAGATTGATGATTATGAAGTGGAATATATTTACACAGGATTAAATGCGATTAAACCACAGATGATTGAGGAAGCAACGCTGAATGCTAGGGAAGCAGCAATGAAGTTTGCTAAGGATTCTGAAAGTCAGCTAGGTAAGATAAAAAGGGCTACACAAGGGCAGTTTAGTATTACAAATAGAGATAAAAATACGCCATATATTAAAAATGTGCGTGTAGTTTCTACAATAGAATATTATTTGGAGGATTAA
- a CDS encoding HU family DNA-binding protein: MNKSEFVDLVKEVGEFETKKDAEKAIGAFTAAVEKALAKKESIELVGFGKFETVLQKGKEGTVPGTTKKYKTQDKFVPKFKAGKGLKDAVAAAKKGKK, translated from the coding sequence ATGAACAAATCAGAATTTGTTGACTTAGTAAAAGAAGTCGGAGAATTTGAAACAAAAAAAGATGCAGAAAAAGCAATTGGTGCATTTACAGCTGCTGTTGAAAAAGCACTTGCAAAAAAAGAAAGTATCGAGCTTGTAGGCTTTGGTAAATTTGAAACAGTTCTTCAAAAAGGTAAAGAAGGAACAGTTCCTGGCACTACTAAAAAATACAAAACTCAAGATAAATTTGTTCCAAAATTCAAAGCTGGAAAAGGTCTTAAAGACGCAGTTGCCGCTGCTAAAAAAGGCAAAAAGTAA
- the gap gene encoding type I glyceraldehyde-3-phosphate dehydrogenase — MALKVAVNGTGRIGLCVSKILGERSDLELTAINTTMPIDTLVHLLKYDSVQKNSAVEKLNENTIRIGNQNNIQITSTRDIKETHFGKYGAELVIECTGAFNDLNKANAHLYGGVKRVVISAPATDVPTFVYGVNHKQYQGESVISNASCTTNALAPIAKVLHENFTIQSGLMTTIHSYTNDQNLLDSKHKDLRRARAAALNMIPTSTGAAKAIGLVMPELKGKLNGFAIRVPTPDVSVVDLTCVTQKAVTKDSINAAFEEASKTTFKNLILVDNEKRVSGDFIGSTYSSIFVPDCTVVVNDNQLKVVAWYDNEWGYSTRLVDMAYFVGQSI; from the coding sequence ATGGCACTAAAAGTTGCAGTAAATGGAACAGGGCGTATTGGCTTGTGTGTGAGTAAAATTTTAGGAGAACGCAGCGATTTGGAGCTTACGGCAATTAACACAACAATGCCCATTGATACACTTGTGCATTTGCTAAAATACGATTCTGTGCAAAAAAATAGTGCGGTTGAAAAACTTAACGAAAATACAATTAGAATTGGAAATCAAAATAATATCCAAATTACCAGCACGCGCGACATCAAAGAAACGCATTTTGGAAAATATGGCGCAGAACTTGTGATAGAATGCACAGGAGCTTTTAATGATTTAAATAAGGCAAATGCGCATCTTTATGGTGGGGTTAAGCGCGTTGTTATCTCCGCTCCAGCAACAGATGTTCCGACCTTTGTTTATGGCGTTAATCACAAGCAATATCAAGGTGAATCCGTAATTTCAAATGCAAGTTGCACCACAAACGCTTTAGCACCTATCGCAAAAGTCTTACACGAAAATTTCACAATCCAAAGCGGCTTAATGACAACAATCCACAGCTATACAAACGATCAAAATCTGCTAGACTCTAAACATAAAGACTTGCGTCGTGCAAGAGCAGCTGCACTTAATATGATTCCAACTTCAACAGGAGCAGCAAAAGCAATTGGACTTGTAATGCCAGAGCTCAAAGGCAAGCTAAATGGCTTTGCAATCCGTGTACCAACACCAGATGTGAGTGTGGTAGATTTAACTTGTGTTACTCAAAAAGCTGTCACGAAAGATTCCATTAATGCTGCCTTTGAAGAAGCAAGCAAGACGACATTTAAAAATTTAATTTTAGTGGATAATGAAAAGCGTGTTTCAGGAGATTTTATCGGCAGCACTTATAGTAGCATTTTTGTTCCAGATTGCACTGTAGTTGTCAATGATAATCAGCTTAAAGTTGTTGCGTGGTATGACAATGAATGGGGCTATTCCACACGCTTAGTAGATATGGCATACTTTGTAGGACAAAGCATTTAA